GGTTTTGCTTTTGCCCGATTGTGGCTTGCGTAACAGGGAGGAACAATAAATGAAAATTCTGGTGATATCTGACATACATGGCAACATGGAAGCCCTTGAATCTGTCATGCAGGTTCCACATGATGAGGTGCTATGCCTGGGGGATCTTGTTGACTATGGCCCTTCACCTGTGGAAGTAATTGAATTTTTAAAATCACATAACATCCCGGTTATCAAAGGTAACCATGACAATGCAGTAGCCACAGGTCTTGAATGCGGCTGCAGTTATGAACTCAAGTACTTGTCCATTGCTACAAGGGATTATACAAGATCCGTAGTTGGAAAAGGCCACATAGATTTCCTGAAATTGTTGCCATCTGAAATAGAAAGGGAAATTAATGGAACAAAAGTTCATTTTACCCATGGAAGTCCTCGTTCTTTCTATGAATACATTCGTCCTGAAACTCCGGAAAATGAATTAAGGGAAATGACCGAGGAAATTGATGCGGATTTACTTTTTGTGGGACATACACATATTCCGTTTGAAAAGCAAGTTGGCGATCTTCGCATAGTCAATGTCGGTTCAGTTGGACAACCACGAAATGGTGATCCACGGGCAAGTTGTGTTCTTCTCGACACTGCTACGATGGAGATTGAATTCATAAAAACTGAATATAAATCCGACAAAACAATATCTGGAATAAGGGAGAAATTGCCTTATCCTGACGACCTTATCTCAATACTTAAAACCGGAAAAACAGACTATGCAAAACGAACCGGTGAAAAACCTGAATCGGAGGGAAATAATTGAAAATTGAAATACTCGGTACCGGGTGTGCCAAATGCAAAAAGACTCAAAAGAATGTTGAAGAAGCAGTTTCAGAAGCTGGTGTTGATGCTGAAATCATAAAAGTGGCAGACATCAACACAATAATGGATTATGGCGTAATGATAACTCCCGGTGTTGTGATTGATGGTGATGTCAAAGTAGCCGGTAAGATACCTTCTGTTGAGGAAGTCAAATCCTGGCTTGGCTAATCACTTCAATCAAGGAAAATAAGGGAATCGCCATTTTCTATTTTTGTGTCGGGTGAAGGATTAACCTGATTACTTCCATCTTTGTTTATTGCAAGCAGGATTACATTCCTGTCTCCTTTTAATTCAGTTGAGACTTCCCCGAATGATTTCCCTGCCATATCCGATGTAGCGAGGATTTCAACTATATCATGACCCTGTAGTGTACTGGTCACCTCTGTTATCAGATCCACAACTGCAGGTTCCAGAACTGCTGATGCAAGCAGTCTTCCTGTGACTGTATCAGTGTTTATAATCTGGTTTGCCCCAACAGTTTTGAGGGTGTTTGCTTTCTCTTCTGAAATAACAGTTGCAGTGATATTTACTTTTGGATTGAGCTCCCGCACCAGGGCGGTAACGAGAAGGGTAGTGCTATCGCTTTTCTCAGCGACTATTACATTAGCAGCCCTTTCAACTCCTGCCTGGATAAGAATCGCTTTGTTCTCCGGATTACCTTTTACGAAGTGTAATTTTTTATCAAAGGGATTTGCTTCATAGATATCAGTAACAAGGCAAATTTCAGAAGTATCCCTCATTTCTTCTATGATTGCTTTTATGATCTCATCCGAATCTCCAATCACAACTATGTGATCACTTTGTTTTGAATCAGTCATTCCTCTCACTTTCTGTTGTTGCATTTCATAAATAACGACTGCTACCGCCGGGAGCATAAGCACCCCTGCAATCATTGTTGGCATAAAAAGCAGGCGTGCAAGCGGTGAAGAGGGGGATACATCCCCAAAACCGACTGTGGTAACGGTTGCCACGGTCGCATATAATGAGTCCACAAAAGTCTTGCCGTCAAGGAAATAGAGTATTAGTAGCTGGGACAAAAATATTAAGAGAAAGGCCAGAAGCAGGTTTCTCTGGCTATTTTTTACGCCATCAATAACCTTTACAATTGATTTGCGCATTCTTCTTAATGGCCAGAGAACCATTTTTTCCTCCAATAGCCTTCCATTAAAGACAGTAGTTCAAAAAGTGTTTAGCATTTCGTGTTCCGGTATCCTTCAACAAGTTCAAGGTTTGCTTCAATAACGTTTTGCTTGAATTCAGACAGATCGCAAGTGAGTTCCGGTAGCCTTGCAGCCTCTTTTTCTGTAACAATTACAGCACCAATTGGCACATTTCTTCCGGATTCAATTGTAACTCCGTGGACTGTTGTGTTGTGCAATATTACTACATCGTCACCAATTTTACAATCGAAAACAACCGCACCAAACCCAATGAAACATCCCTTTCCAATTGTGCAGGGTCCATGGACAATGCATCCGTGTGCAAGAGATGTCTCTTTCCCGATAACAACTTCTGAACCGGAGATTCCATGTATTGTAACATTGTCTTGTACATTGCAGTTATCTTCAATCCTGATAGATGCATCAGGTTCATCTGCGCGTATTACGGCATTAGGTCCCACAAAAACTTCATTCCCTATATACACGTTACCAATAATGGTTGCTTTATCTGAAATCCAGGCACTTTCACTTATTTCAGGATGTTGTCCGGCAGGGTTTTGCAAAATTTCACCTCGTTGTCAATCTAGTTTACATCATAATGTTCTGCTGGCTATTTCTATTTGTTGTCTACACTTAATCTCTGAATGTTGATTTTGTGAACAAGCAACAGTGGAGAATGAATTGATTTGCATGGTCACATGTCATCAGTGTCACGAGATGGATTTGGCCCCTCGTAGTAATCCTGCTGACGTGCTGCCTTGTAGTACTTCCTGCAGGCCCTGAACCAAGCACATTCTCCTTTTTTATTCCTGATTTTTGTTTTTTCCGACGCCATAATTTCTCTCATGGTACAATTGTTGCAACTAGGATTAATAGTTCTCGGATAGAAGTTAATTTGTGTCAGCTTATAAGCATCTTAAAAGCTGACATTTGTCTGCTTTTTGTCAGACAAGCAAAGTTATGGTTTTATTCAATTTGAAATGTGCAGCCGGCCGCCAGAAGTTTTTCCCTGATTTTTTCATTTTCCTCCTCCGGAATACTGGCGTTAATCGTAACTGTGTCTGAAAAATCCTCACTTTTAATGCGACCAAACTCGATTACAAGCATTCTTATTTTTTGTGATTCGGAATATGTGGTGACAATTTTTAAATCAATAGTTTCGCATTTTTCCATGATTCCCGCATTTTCAATGGCTTCAATTGCAGCCTGCCTGTATGCTCTTGCCAGTCCTCCAAAGCCTAACTTTGTACCACCAAAATATCGTGTCACAACGACCACTACATCAGTCAGGTCTTTCATTTCAAGGACCTTGAAAACTGGTTTTCCGGAGCTTCCGGATGGTTCACCATCATCATTGAAATAGAGGGCAAGTTTTCCACCCGATGTGAACCTATAAGCTGGAACATTATGAGTTGCATCGGGATGGAGTTTCCTGATCTTTGCAATAAACTGCTTTGCTTCTTCTTCAGAATCTACATTTTTTGAATAAGCAATGAATTTAGAGCCTTTAACTTCTGTTACTGCTTCTCCTGCACCTTTGAGAGTTCTGTAGCTTGCCATTTTTCCATTTCCAAGGAAGTTGGCATAGGTAATATCAGTTTTCCATTGTCATTGCTTCTCGTTTCATTAAAAGAACTGCAACTAGAAATCCCATAAAATCTGAAATCGGGAACGATATCCATATGCCCATCAGACCGAAATACAACGGCAGTATAAGTATAAGGGGTGGGAGAAATATCAGTTGCCTTGAAAGAATCAGCAACAGTGATGCTCTTGATTTTCCCAGTGACTGCAGGAGTGCAGTTGCTACCACCTGTGCACCAATAAACGGCATCATGAGATAACAAATCTTAATTGCCGGCACCCCCATTTCAATAAGGGCTGGATCATGGCTGAAGATGCCAATAATTTGCTCCGGTATCAAAAAGACAATTACCATGCTCAGGAAGCAAAGTCCGGTAGCCATGTAAGCTGACAGGGTGATGGTTTCCCTGACTCGTGCAAAATTGCTGGCTCCATAGTTGTAACCGAAGATCGGCTGAATTGCCTGCTTAAGGCCGATTATCGGCATGAGAGTCAACATGAACACTTTGATTACAATGCCGAATACAGCAATTGCCAGATCTCCGCCGTAGAAGAGAATACTCTGGTTGAACAGCAGGAACAACAGGCTCTCAACAAGGTTGAACATGAATTCCGACAATCCGATGTAGCTGGATTCCTGAATTATAGCCGTGTCAGGCCAAAGGGTATTGAAAGAAAACGGAACTGTAGCTTTACCGGTGGCATAGTAATAGAACACCATCAAGGTGCCAACAATCTGGGAAATAACAGTTGCTATGGCTGCTCCCTTGATTCCCATTCCAAGTATAAAAATGAAGATCGGATCGAGAATGATGTTGGTGATGCTGGCTATGAGCAGCAACATCATTGCATATCTTGTATTTCCTTCAGCACGAATAGCGTTGCTCATTGTAGCGGAGAATGTAAAAAACACTGTCCCCAGGACAATGTAATACGTGTACTCGGCTGCAAAGGGCATTACGGTTTCAGATGCACCGAATAGTGAAAGCATTGGTTTCAGGAATAACAGGGCCAGCACAGTGAAAATGAGGCTTGTAACAGTGACCATTGAAGCCATGTTTCCAACGGTTTTTTCGGCATGCTTCCTGTTGTCTTTTCCCAGTGATCTCGAGACAATGGATGCTCCACCAATTCCCACACCAAGGGCAATTGCCATCATCAGCATCTGAACAGGAAATGCAACTGAGATTCCTGCAATCCCGAGAACACTTTGTTCTCCCAGCCCCCTGCCAACAAAAATAGTGTCAACAAGGTTGTATAGAGCCTGGACTACAAGCCCGATTATGGCAGGAGTTGCAAGCTTGACTATGAGATTGCCAATATTATCCTGACCCAGCAGTTCTGTATGTTGCATTTGCACTCTTCTGATTTGGTGATTTATTATAATGTTTCTGGAAGGAGAGATTCGAGTTTATTTATAAATAATATTTAATAATATTATGCGTCAATTTATCAGGTGTTAAAATATAAATTTACGAAAGTATTTATCTGATGCAGTCAAACTAGTTTTAACAATCGTGAGGGTGATTGAATGGAATTGACAAGCAAATTTAGAAATAATCGTAGATTTAAAAATCCAAAAAGTAACTTTTTTTTAAAATTGGCAATTGCTATTGAAATTGTGATTGTTTTATCTTTAAGCATAGGCTGTTCCCACGTCTTAGCTGATTCAGGTCCTGCATGGTTAAACACAACCCTGGACAATGTTTCATATACTGAACAGGAAGGATGGGTGAAAATAGATGCAGATGTAACGGTATTTTCCAATACTGATGATTTTTCAGAAGGGTATCTGGAAGTAAACATCACTGACGGCACAAGCTATGATGAATTTAGATTGGTTAGCAGTGGTCTTTTGACTGTCAGCGGAGATGCAGTTTCATGGGATGGTGAACGTGTGGGAACAATTCATAATACCAAAGATGGAAGCAATGGGGTTCTCCGTATTGATTTTAGTTCTTCTGCACCCCTTCCAAATGCTGATTTTGAAACTGGTGATCTTACTGGTTGGACAGTAAATGATACTTATCCCGGAGTAAATGGAACTGTACAGGCATGGGTTGAGAGTCCATTGGATGATCCCGATGTATCAACTGTAGATTCTGATCCAAGAATAGATGATCACAACTCTGTTTCACAATCTGCAACTGTTCAAAGCTCCACAATATATGAAGGAAGCTATGCCCTCAAGCTCACGATTGGAGGTAATATTTTAGAGGGATATGGTACTGCACATGGCCCTATGATCACCAGTTCGAGTTTTGCTGCTGCTGAAGGCGATAATTTGTCTCTTAATTGGAATGCTGTAGCCGGTGGCGATTGGTATGATGTCTATGGTTTTATTTTCAAGGACGCAAATGACGATGGTATATGGGACAATGGCGAAAATTATCAAAAACTTTTCCATGACGTTGGATCCACCACAGGCGGCTGGATAACAACTAATGCCACAGTTAATTCCAATGTAGCCGGGGAAAATGTACGATTTGTTTTCCTGAATGGAAATTATGACAAAACTGGTGGTCAGGGTATAGGTTCTGATCTTTATATTGACGGCATTGTGCTTGAGATCAATACTTCTACTGCAGTCAATAACAGTATCATGGAATCAGTCATTGAAAATATTGAATATAACAATACTTATGACAGTCCAATTCCTACAAAAACATATACGTTAACTCTAAAGGAAAGTAATGCAGGAACTGGATTTAATACAGGTTACATCAACATAACAACAGTAGATCCGATCCTTACACTTGGTAATATTGCAGATCTCACTATAGATTGGGGTATCATCTTAAATCTGAATCACTCAATAGCAGTATCAATTGATCCGGCGAATAATGCTGGGATAAATTATAATATTTCATGGATTACAGATTCGACTCCGGGAAATATGAATACTGGTGAGATTACTTGGTCCAATCAGACAATTTCAAACTCCACGGCTCAAGATATAACTGTTCTTGTAAATGCAAATACCACAACACCATTAGGAAATAATGATTCTGCAATCTTTCAGTTGAACATTACAAAGAGAGATATCAACATAACATCAGATCCGATTACCTCACAGAATGTCAATAGAAATGAACTTTTCTGGATAAATGGAAGTGCACAGGGTGAATACAGTGAGACTTTCCTTGGGAATGCTACCCTGACAAGAAATGGTGTTGCAATCGGCACACCAAAGACTGTAACTGATGGGAATGCAAGTTTCAATTGGACAGAGTCTTCTGGAGGAACCTATAATTTTGCAGTATTGTTCTACAACAGCAGCTATTATTTCAACACATCCACGAATAATTCGGTGGTAACAGTCCCCAGCCCTTCGTCCAGCAGCAGTTCCGGAAGTCGCGCTTATGTGGGACCCAGTCAACCTCCAGAGGAGGTAATGTCTACTGATTCCGCAATTAAACACGTAATTGCTGGTGACACTGTAGACTATGACTTTGGTGATGCGGAAGGTCCTGTTATCGGAATTAGTTTTGATGCCAAGGACGATAAAGGCGTAGTTGTTGCCAACGTTCAGGTACTTGAAAAGATGCCGGATGTTGTAACTGGATCTCCTGAAGGAGTAGTAGGTCCGGTGATGAGCATAACTGTTGGAAGTGAAGGTACCATTTCCCAGAAGAGTGCAGAAAATATACTCATTGAGTTTAAGGTTAGTTGGGAATGGATAAAAGAGAATAATATCGATCCTACCACGATACGCCTATCAAGATTCCATGATGGCAAATGGGAGGATCTTCCCACCACGCTTATGAGTGATAATGGTGAAATTCTTTATTTCACGGCCGAAACACCCGGTTTTTCGATTTTCTCTGTTGTTGGAGACAATATGGAAGAAGCAGCTGATGTAGAAATACCTGTAGCCGAAGAACCTGTTACTCCAGAAGAAGCTGAAGATTCTCCCGATGCTTCCGGGTTTACATCATTTATGGCAATTGGTATAGTTGGATTTGCTTTCCTGATGTACAGGAAAGTTAAGTGAGAAGAAAAGGCAGTATTGCTGCCTTTTCATATCTTTTTTAATCTATTTTTTCAATAAATGTTTGCTTACAGATTATCTTATCAGGCAAACATCAAAAGTAAAAATGGAAAAAGAAAGCTGCCAGAATAGCAGCTTTTAGTAAGTCACCATGTCACGGTGAGTGAATCCCTTTGAATAATCGAGGTAGTAACCTTCTACCGGATCAACCCTGAAGACAACTGAATCAGGTGTCTGTGGCATGTCCTTCATGAATGGAAATTTTTCTATCATTAACATGCCGAATTTTTCCATCTCAGAAGGATCTGTTACTAAAGTGGCTTTTCCCTGCATCTGCACGCCTGTTATTGTCATAACATCCACATCATCCTCATCAACGGTGTATGCAACGTTAGGATTGTTCATCATATCATCGGCTTTGTGTGTCTCTTTCGAGGTTCCAAAATAGACAGTTGTCCCATCTGCCACATATGCCATGGTGTGAACCATTGGTTTTCCTTCGGAATCCACGGTTCCAAGGTTTAACCATTTATGATCTTTCAAATAATCTTCTATTTTCTGCTTAATATCATCGGTCATCTTAAAACCCCTTAAATTGGTACAAATAATATGTTCTTGTAATAGAAATAGTTTCCAGTTTCATTATGCATGCGCATCTTTTCATTCTTTTTCCAGCAACTCAACTATTTCTTCCAGCATTTCGGGAATAGGTATGTCCTGAGGACAGCGTTCAGAGCATCTTCCACAGTTAATGCAATTGGAAGCCTTCCTATCATCTCCAACATGATTCCTGTACGCCCTTCGGGCTTTTTCGAGATCACCAAAAAGCATTGCATTATTCAGGTATTTGAAATTCAGTGGAATATTAACACCTGCAGGACATGGAAGGCAATATCTGCATCCTGTGCAATTGACTTTCAGTTTTTCTCGATAGACATCCCTGACGTTCGAAATGAGTTCGTGTTCAAAACCAGTAAGTGATTTTGGTTCCCCTTTCTCTGCTGTATGAATATTTTCCTTTAGCTGGGAAAGCGTTGTCATTCCGCTAAGTACTGTATTGATTTCAGGATGATCCCACAGGAATCTCAATCCCCATTCTGCAGGTGTTCTTTTAACAGGATTTTTGTCCCAGATGTCCAAAATTGTTTCAGGAACGTTTTCAGCAAGGCATCCGCCACGCAGGGGCTCCATTATCACGATTCCAAGACCCTTTTCAGCTGCATAAAGCAGACCTTCCTTTCCAGCCTGGTAATCGATATCAAGATAGTTGTATTGGATCTGGCAGATATCCCATGGGTAAGCATCCACGATTTCCCTGAACAATTCAACGTCATCATGGAAAGAAAAACCAACGTATCTTGCCTTTCCCTCTTTCTTAATGGTGTCAAGAAACTCAAACAATCCTGATTCTCTCAGTTCTTCCCAGAAATCGCTGTTCAGGGTATGTATAAGGTAGGCATCGACGTAATCGGTTTGTAGTTTTTCAAGTTGTTCTTCAAAAAAAGCATCCATATCTTCCCGACTTTCAATCAGCCAAGATGGCATTTTGGTTACCAGGAATACTTTCTCACGGTCACTTTCAGTAAGGACTTTCCCGAGAAAATCTTCACTTTTGCCTTCGTGATATGGATAGGCAGTATCAAAATAGTTAATTCCACTATCAATCGCATAACGGACGATCTCTTCGGCGGCTATTTCATCAATATTTGATGGATCGTCACCGAGGACTGGAAGCCTCATGCACCCGAGTCCAAGAATTGAGACTTTTTCACCTGTGTTTCCAAGATTACGATAAAGCATGGTAAACTGTATGTCTTGGGGTTAGTTTTTCAAAAGCATTAAGCGGATTTTTTCTTTTTCTGCTTTTTCTCTTTTTTAGGAAGGGAACTCACGTATGAATATGAGATATCCATCCATTTGTGCAATTCAATTTCATCATCATAGACAGAAGGCGGAAGAGCTGCATATTCCCTCATCCTGCGCCCATTGGGTGCGAAAGGTTCAGCTTCCTCATGCTCTTCATAGAGTTCTTGCTGGTCCTCTTCATTGAGCCTGAGCATTATTCCTTCTCCGTGTACTCCGCAAAACATGTTTCCGTTAACAAAATACACTGGATACCCGAACATTTTCCGGAATTCCACTTCGTAGTTTGCCACCGCCTCCTCCAGAATAGCAATATTTTCCTCGGATGCTTTTTCCCATGCCATGGTATATTGATTTGAAGACTAGGGGATAAATAGCTGTCTATGATTGCAACTTTCAAACACGAAAAAAAGAAATCGCTAACAATATTTAATTATACAAAAACGAAAAAACAAAAAGGATGCCTTCAAACATCCTTTTCCTCAATATTCTTCCTCGCTTTACAGAACAGCACGTTTTTCCCATTCCACATGTCTGACTCTGGTAACACATCATCAAAAACTTCGATGTTCTCAAAGCCTTCACCTTCCATTATCTTCTTCAAATCATCAGAAGCAAAGAAATGAGTCCAAAAGCGGTAGATGTCAAATTTATCAGATTCATCCATCACTATATGCTGGTACAATATCGCCTTTTCATCCGGGTAAAGGAATGAATCCGAAAGTGCCAGATATGGCCTGTCTTTCCAGAAGCCGTTCTCTTCCATCTCCCACGTTCTTGGAGCAACCTTAAGTTCGATGTTTTTGTCGCTCAATACATCAAAGATGAAGGCTCCACCTGGCTTTAAAGCTCGATTCACATTCTTGATGAGTATCTTTCTTTCATCTGGTTTCAGTACACCGAAGTCGGCAAATACCATCATTACAAGGTCGTATTTGTCCTCTTCTTTGAGCTCGAGATAGTTTAAGTTTTCATATTCAATATTCAGCTCTTTCTTCAAGGCTTCCTTTCTTGCATACTCAATAGAATTCTTCGAAAAATCGACACCTTTGACCTTATGTCCCCTTCCCGCCATGATCTCACAATACAGCCCCGGTCCACAGCCGAGATCGAGTATGTTCATCTTCTTTGCGTTGACCGAATTAAGTATCCAGTCAACCGTTATCTCAATACTTGGCCTTTTCCGGCTTGCCAGATCGATATCCGGATCAAGATGGATGTTCAACAACTGTTTCGAAATGTGGGCATCCGTCCACATAACTGCATTTCCTTCTGTGTATAACTGTGGTTTCTTTGTAAACTCTACAATTTCTGTAAAATTCATAAATGAGCCCTCCTTTCTGGATAAAAATCCGGGACTCCAAATCTTCGATTAACTACTAACAACTTTCAATAGAACAGGATGCTTAGTTGTTGTTCATCGAGACTAACAGGTTCTTCTATCTCATTAATAATTAACGGTGCATTACCACACTTAGTTTTGTGGAAAAATGGAATTGGATGCGATGTCTCCTCAATTCCCTTCCACCCACTCATCATTTACCAGCCTACCATCTTCAAAGGTAATGACCCTGTCAACATAGTCAACATGCCAGGGTTCATGGGTTACCATTACAATTGTCTGGCCATAGTTATCATTCAGATCCTTGAATACTTCAAGCACCTGCTTCGAATTTCTGGTATCAAGGTTTGCACAGGGTTCATCGGCAAACATGATATCGGGTTTTTTGGCAATAGCCCTTGCAATTGCTACTCTTTGCTTCTCTCCGCCTGACAACTCATCAGGTACACGGTCATGTTTGTCTTTCAGGCCAACCTTGTCCAGAGCTTCAAGTGCAATTTTATAGGATTCCTTTTTTGATTTTCCTTCCATCATGGAAAGCACGTAGACGTTTTCCGCAGCAGTCATTTCATTAATGAGTGCATAATCCTGGAAAACATAACCAACTTGTGTCAATCTGTAATAGCTCCTTTCTGCTTCAGGCAGGTTGGAAACCTGTAGACCCCGAATTGTATACTCCCCATCAGTTGCATCATCCAGTAGTGCCAGTATCCTCAAAAGGGTTGTTTTCCCGCTTCCGGATGCTCCCATAATGGCAACAAACTCCCCTTTCTTTATCTCAAATGACACATCATTGAGAGCCTTGACAGCAGTCTCCCCGGAACCATAACACCTTTTGAGGTTTTTCACGATTATCATATTATCTTCCCCATATGGCTTTGAGTATACTCTCTTTTGATACGCTCCATGCAGGAAGTGTACCGGCAATTACTGATAATGTTAGCATTGTAATTATGCTCTGGATAAGTAGCATGGGTTCAATCACCGGACTTATTTCCATAGTCTCATAGAATTTCACCGGGTTTGCCTGGAAGTATAGCATAAGGGAGAAATACAAAATCAATCCGGCAAGTATTCCCAGGGAGACATAGAACATGCTGAGGAAAGCATAAGACAACACTATTGATCTTGGGGTAATCCCTATTGCCTTCAAAATGCCTATTTCTTTTTTCCTGTTAAGTATGTTAATGTAGATTATGATCAGTATCAATGCTGCTCCAACTATCAATCCCACAAACTTTGACATTGTGTTCAGTGCACCAAGGCTTTGTAGTGCCTGCCTGATGAGTGTCTCGGATTTATCAGCCCATGTGAAAACCTGCTCATTCACCCCGGCATCCCTGATCTTGTCCTTAACCTGATCTTCACTTCCCGGTGGATTTACCCTTACAACTACGCTGGTAGCTTTACTCCCTTCCAGACCATATACTTCTTCTATCTCTTTGTAGTGCACAAGGGCATTAAGGTCAACAAGTTCAAAATTGCCTTCCATGATTCCTTTAACCTTGTAGGTCCTTTGAACACCGTTACTGTATGTAA
The window above is part of the Methanohalophilus levihalophilus genome. Proteins encoded here:
- a CDS encoding metallophosphoesterase family protein — protein: MKILVISDIHGNMEALESVMQVPHDEVLCLGDLVDYGPSPVEVIEFLKSHNIPVIKGNHDNAVATGLECGCSYELKYLSIATRDYTRSVVGKGHIDFLKLLPSEIEREINGTKVHFTHGSPRSFYEYIRPETPENELREMTEEIDADLLFVGHTHIPFEKQVGDLRIVNVGSVGQPRNGDPRASCVLLDTATMEIEFIKTEYKSDKTISGIREKLPYPDDLISILKTGKTDYAKRTGEKPESEGNN
- a CDS encoding thioredoxin family protein produces the protein MKIEILGTGCAKCKKTQKNVEEAVSEAGVDAEIIKVADINTIMDYGVMITPGVVIDGDVKVAGKIPSVEEVKSWLG
- a CDS encoding potassium channel family protein, giving the protein MVLWPLRRMRKSIVKVIDGVKNSQRNLLLAFLLIFLSQLLILYFLDGKTFVDSLYATVATVTTVGFGDVSPSSPLARLLFMPTMIAGVLMLPAVAVVIYEMQQQKVRGMTDSKQSDHIVVIGDSDEIIKAIIEEMRDTSEICLVTDIYEANPFDKKLHFVKGNPENKAILIQAGVERAANVIVAEKSDSTTLLVTALVRELNPKVNITATVISEEKANTLKTVGANQIINTDTVTGRLLASAVLEPAVVDLITEVTSTLQGHDIVEILATSDMAGKSFGEVSTELKGDRNVILLAINKDGSNQVNPSPDTKIENGDSLIFLD
- a CDS encoding DapH/DapD/GlmU-related protein, which encodes MQNPAGQHPEISESAWISDKATIIGNVYIGNEVFVGPNAVIRADEPDASIRIEDNCNVQDNVTIHGISGSEVVIGKETSLAHGCIVHGPCTIGKGCFIGFGAVVFDCKIGDDVVILHNTTVHGVTIESGRNVPIGAVIVTEKEAARLPELTCDLSEFKQNVIEANLELVEGYRNTKC
- a CDS encoding YigZ family protein, which produces MASYRTLKGAGEAVTEVKGSKFIAYSKNVDSEEEAKQFIAKIRKLHPDATHNVPAYRFTSGGKLALYFNDDGEPSGSSGKPVFKVLEMKDLTDVVVVVTRYFGGTKLGFGGLARAYRQAAIEAIENAGIMEKCETIDLKIVTTYSESQKIRMLVIEFGRIKSEDFSDTVTINASIPEEENEKIREKLLAAGCTFQIE
- a CDS encoding MATE family efflux transporter, whose product is MQHTELLGQDNIGNLIVKLATPAIIGLVVQALYNLVDTIFVGRGLGEQSVLGIAGISVAFPVQMLMMAIALGVGIGGASIVSRSLGKDNRKHAEKTVGNMASMVTVTSLIFTVLALLFLKPMLSLFGASETVMPFAAEYTYYIVLGTVFFTFSATMSNAIRAEGNTRYAMMLLLIASITNIILDPIFIFILGMGIKGAAIATVISQIVGTLMVFYYYATGKATVPFSFNTLWPDTAIIQESSYIGLSEFMFNLVESLLFLLFNQSILFYGGDLAIAVFGIVIKVFMLTLMPIIGLKQAIQPIFGYNYGASNFARVRETITLSAYMATGLCFLSMVIVFLIPEQIIGIFSHDPALIEMGVPAIKICYLMMPFIGAQVVATALLQSLGKSRASLLLILSRQLIFLPPLILILPLYFGLMGIWISFPISDFMGFLVAVLLMKREAMTMEN
- a CDS encoding PGF-pre-PGF domain-containing protein, yielding MAIAIEIVIVLSLSIGCSHVLADSGPAWLNTTLDNVSYTEQEGWVKIDADVTVFSNTDDFSEGYLEVNITDGTSYDEFRLVSSGLLTVSGDAVSWDGERVGTIHNTKDGSNGVLRIDFSSSAPLPNADFETGDLTGWTVNDTYPGVNGTVQAWVESPLDDPDVSTVDSDPRIDDHNSVSQSATVQSSTIYEGSYALKLTIGGNILEGYGTAHGPMITSSSFAAAEGDNLSLNWNAVAGGDWYDVYGFIFKDANDDGIWDNGENYQKLFHDVGSTTGGWITTNATVNSNVAGENVRFVFLNGNYDKTGGQGIGSDLYIDGIVLEINTSTAVNNSIMESVIENIEYNNTYDSPIPTKTYTLTLKESNAGTGFNTGYINITTVDPILTLGNIADLTIDWGIILNLNHSIAVSIDPANNAGINYNISWITDSTPGNMNTGEITWSNQTISNSTAQDITVLVNANTTTPLGNNDSAIFQLNITKRDINITSDPITSQNVNRNELFWINGSAQGEYSETFLGNATLTRNGVAIGTPKTVTDGNASFNWTESSGGTYNFAVLFYNSSYYFNTSTNNSVVTVPSPSSSSSSGSRAYVGPSQPPEEVMSTDSAIKHVIAGDTVDYDFGDAEGPVIGISFDAKDDKGVVVANVQVLEKMPDVVTGSPEGVVGPVMSITVGSEGTISQKSAENILIEFKVSWEWIKENNIDPTTIRLSRFHDGKWEDLPTTLMSDNGEILYFTAETPGFSIFSVVGDNMEEAADVEIPVAEEPVTPEEAEDSPDASGFTSFMAIGIVGFAFLMYRKVK
- a CDS encoding pyridoxamine 5'-phosphate oxidase family protein produces the protein MTDDIKQKIEDYLKDHKWLNLGTVDSEGKPMVHTMAYVADGTTVYFGTSKETHKADDMMNNPNVAYTVDEDDVDVMTITGVQMQGKATLVTDPSEMEKFGMLMIEKFPFMKDMPQTPDSVVFRVDPVEGYYLDYSKGFTHRDMVTY
- a CDS encoding aldo/keto reductase, coding for MLYRNLGNTGEKVSILGLGCMRLPVLGDDPSNIDEIAAEEIVRYAIDSGINYFDTAYPYHEGKSEDFLGKVLTESDREKVFLVTKMPSWLIESREDMDAFFEEQLEKLQTDYVDAYLIHTLNSDFWEELRESGLFEFLDTIKKEGKARYVGFSFHDDVELFREIVDAYPWDICQIQYNYLDIDYQAGKEGLLYAAEKGLGIVIMEPLRGGCLAENVPETILDIWDKNPVKRTPAEWGLRFLWDHPEINTVLSGMTTLSQLKENIHTAEKGEPKSLTGFEHELISNVRDVYREKLKVNCTGCRYCLPCPAGVNIPLNFKYLNNAMLFGDLEKARRAYRNHVGDDRKASNCINCGRCSERCPQDIPIPEMLEEIVELLEKE
- a CDS encoding TfoX/Sxy family protein, which encodes MAWEKASEENIAILEEAVANYEVEFRKMFGYPVYFVNGNMFCGVHGEGIMLRLNEEDQQELYEEHEEAEPFAPNGRRMREYAALPPSVYDDEIELHKWMDISYSYVSSLPKKEKKQKKKKSA